The following is a genomic window from Rhodoligotrophos defluvii.
CCCGGACGGCGCCGTAGCTCTTCGTCACACCCTGAAGTTCAAGAAGCTTGCTCATCGGCGGCGCACGCTGCTCCCAACGGCTTACTTGCAATAGTCAGCCAGGTTCTCGGCCGTCACCATGGGCGTCTCGACGAGGTTGACCTTCTGCACCGGCTTGTCCGTGAGAACATTCATCGCAAGCTCGAGAGCCTCGGGGAACATGGTCGGATAGTGCACTGATCCCGTCATCTTGCCCTCCTTCAGCCCCTGGCAGGCCTCGAGTCCCCCATCCATGCCCACGATGACCAGGTCGGTCTTGCCGCTCTCGGCCAGCACCTTGCCCGCGCCGAGCGCCATGGAGTCGTTATGGGCGAACACCGCCGCGACATCCGGATGGGCCACGGCCGCGTCTTCCATGGCGGCGGCAGCCTCGTGCATCCGGTAGTGGCCGACATAGCTGTAGACCTTGATGTCCGGATGCTGCTTCATCACCTCTTCGAAACCGGTTTTCCGGTCCGTGGTGGCGGAAGCGCCGGGTGTGCCCTCCATTTGGATGACCACGCCCTTCCCGCCAATCTTGTCGACGATGTAGCGCGCCGCGATCCGGCCCATCTCCACATTGTCGCCGCCGATGAAGGCCGCATACTCCGTGTCCGGCACGTTCAGCTTGCGGTCGAACACCACCAGAGGAACGTTGGCGCGTTTCGCCGTCGCCGCGATGGGCGCGAGCGCATCGGAGTCGTTGGGCGACATCACCACGATATCGGCACCGCGCACCAGCGCGTCTTCGAGCCCGGCGAGCTGGACCGCACTGTCGCGGCGCCCGTCGATGATCGTGAGATTGACGTCTTTGCGCCCGGCGGCCCAAGCCTTGGCGCGCTCGACCCCGCCGACGCGATAGGGGTGCTCGACATTGGGCTGGGCGACCACGATGTTCCAGACCTTGTCCTGAGCCTGGGCGGCATAGGTGCCCATCAGGATGAGGCCAGCCGCCAGGCCGGCAATGATTTTCCTTCGTGCCATCGTTCCCTCCACTGCAGGTTTGTTATTGGTGATGAGGGCATGCCAGCCCTATCGCTTCGCTCGAATACTCCTCACACTGAACATGACTGCGACCACGATGATCACGCCCCGCGCGATATCCTGCGCGTAGGGTGAGACCGAGAGCAGGTTGAGAATGTTGTAGGTGAGCCCGATCACCATGAGGCCGATGAAGGTAAGGCCAACCCCGCCCGCGCCGCCGGTGAAGGGCGTGCCGCCGATCACGACCGCCGCGATGCCGTTGAGCTCGAACAGCGCGCCCGACGCCGGCTCGCCGACGCCGAGCCGCCCCAGGAACAACAGGCCGGCCAACGCGGCGCCCACGCCGTGGATGACGTAGACACTGCGCTTCACCCGCGGCACGTTCACGCCGCAGCGATGGGCCGCGACCTCGTTATCGCCCACCATGGCGACGAGCCGCCCGTAGCGCGTCATGCGCAGCGCCACGCCGGCTGCGATGAAGAAGGCGGCCGCGATGATCACCGGCGCCGGCACCGGGCCGATGAAGCCCCGGCCGAACCAGAACTGGAACCACTCCGGTGTTTCCGTGATGATGGTTCGCCCGTCGCTCAGCATCAGGGCGACGCCGCGGGCTATGGTCATGGTGCCGAGCGTCGCCACGAAGGGCGTGACGCGCCCCCAGGTGATCACAGCGCCATTGAGATAGCCGAAGGCCACGCCAAGGAGAAGCACGGCCACGATGGCGCCGACCGGCCCGAAGATGGGCATCGCGAGAGCGCCGACCACCGTCGCGCAGGCGAGGATCGCGCCGCCCGAGAGATCGATCCCGCCGGACATGATCACGAAGGTGAGGCCCATTGCGATCAGCCCCACCATGGTCCATTGCCGCAGGACGTTGAACAGGTTCTGCTCGGTGAGGAAGTGGGGCGACAGCAAGGCAGAGACGATGATCAGCAGGACGAGTCCCACCAAGGCCGCATTGTTCATCAGCCAGCGCAGCACCAGATCTCGGCCGCGCTCATCCCCCTGTGCGCCCAAGAGGCGCTGGACGAGTGAAGGCTGCGTGGCGCTCGAGCCCACCTCCGAACTCATCATATCGGATCCTTCCACACGTTCTCGGATCCATCGATGCGGATATCGATGAGATAGAGACGGTCGGAGGCCTTGCCCCGGGCGATCGCCGCGGCCAGCTCGCCGGGTTTTGTGACTTTCTCGCCGTCGCCACCCATGCATTTCGCGATGCCTGAATAGTCCACATCGCCGAAATCGACCCCGATATAGCGCTGGCCGTGGAAGTGCAGCTCCTCCTGCTTGATGTTGCCATAGGCCATGTCGTTCATCACGAGGAGCGTCAGCGGCGCCTTTTCGCGAACAGCCGTCTCCAGATCACCCATGCTCATGCCGAGGGAGCCGTCGCCTACCACGGCAATCACGTCCTTCTGGGGTTGGGCGAGCTTGGCGGCAATGGCGGCCGGTAGGCCGAAGGCCATGTTGCCGAAGCCGACCGGCTTCATGTAGGCGCCCGGCGTCCTGATCGGCAGCATATGGGTCCAGACACCGGGATTGCCGGCGTCCGCCACCACCACCGTATTGGCGTCGACGGCATCGCCGAGCGCCTTCATCACCCATTGTGGCTTAATGGGTATCGCCGTGGCATAGGCATCGGCGAACACATGCGCGCGCCAGTCCTCGCGCAGGCGCCGCGCGGTAGCCAGCCAGTCCGCACGAGCGCCGGCGGTCGCCGAACCCTTGTCGCGAAGCGTGGCGGCGAGGCGCTCAAGAGCATCCGTCGCATCGCCGACCAGGCCAACCGCCACCGGATAATTGCGGCCGATCATAGCCGGATCGAGGTCGACCTGCACGATGTTGCGGGTGAGCGGCAAGGTCCAGCGCGAGGTCGAGGCAGCATTCAAGCTGTTACCGACCGCGACGATACAGTCGGCCTCCTCCAGCAGGTGCTTGGAAACCTTGGTGCCGAACCGGCTGCGTGGCCCGAAGCACAGATCGTGATCCCCGGGTACCGCGGAAATGCCGTTGAATGTCGTGACGATGGGAGCGCCAAGCGACGTGGCGAGCGCCAGCGCAGGGTCGCCCGCTTTGGCAATGATCGCCCCGCGGCCCAGCCACAGCAACGGCTTCCTTGCGGCGGCGAGCACCTCGGCGGCCGCGGTGATCGAGGCTTGCGGCACAACCGGCCGCACGTTGAAACGGTAATACTCCGGCTTGATCGGCTCGAACGCGATCTCGCCGCCCTCCACCGCATCCCGGGCGAAATCGAGCAGGACCGGCCCGGGATTGCCCGTCGTCGACACCCGGAAAGCCTCGCGCACCGCCTGCGGGATACCCTCGCTGTCGGGCACGAACCGGCTGAGCTTGGTGAACTGGCGGAACAGCGTGACGTGATCGGCGTCCTGATTGTCGTCCTGGCCGATGTGACGGCGGCGATTGTTGCAGGTGATCACCACGACAGGGCTCGAGTCCCGGTGCGCGCCGCCGACCGCGGTGACCAGGTTGGTTGCGCCCGGACCCGTGGTCGCAAGGCAGACGCCTGGCTTGCCGGTGAGCCGACCATAGCCGTCGGCCATATGGGCTGCCGCCCGTTCATCGCGGGTGGTGATGAAGCGGATGCTCGGCTCATCATACAGCGCATCCATGATGGACAGCGTCTGTCCCCCCGGCACGCCGAAGATGAACTCGACCCCCTCGAGCTTCAGGCATTCGACAACTGCGCGTGCGGCGCTGATTTTGCTTGGCGCGGCGTGCGAAGTCGTCATCTGCGGCTCTCCCTGCGTCGTTGGATGATCGGCGGCTTTCGCGCCTTCTCCGCAGAGCTAACAGAAAAAAACGTTTTCGGAAATCGTTTTCTGTGTATTTATGACCGGGTCATCACCACGCACGGATTCCATGACCCTCGCCAGCCGTCGTCCCAGTCTCTCTGCCCCCGCTGTTCACGCCCGCAGGGTGCACCGTGGGACGTGAGCTGATACTGGCCATCGATGCGGGGACGAGCCGCATCAGGGCAGCGCTTTTCAACGCGAAGGGCCAGTGCCTTGCCCAGGCCAGCCGCCCTTTTGCCGTCACCTATCAGCCCCCGCTTGCGGAAGCCGACCCGGCCTCCCTCTGGACCGCGGCCATCGAAGCCACCAGGGCGCTCGAGGCCAATCCGGAGCGTATTGCCGCGGTCGCCGTGACCGCCGCGCTCGGCATGATGCTGGTGGATGTCGAAGGAGCGCCGCTGGCACCAATCTCAACCTGGCAGGACCAGCGGGCCGCGCGAGAAGCGGCCTTCATCGAAAGCCGGTTCGGCGGAGACGCAATCTACGAGGTCACCGGTCGCCGCATCGATCCCGAGCTGACCGCGCCGCGCCTCATGTGGTTCCGCGAGCACCGCCCTGAGGTTTTCGCGCGGGCCCATAAGGTTCTCTCCGTGAAGGATTGGCTGGTCATGCGCCTCTGCGGGAAAGCTGTATGCGATCCGGGCGGCGCATCCTACACTTTGCTGTTCGACGTAAGCCGCGGGCGCTGGAATGAGGAGCTCATCGCCGCGCTCGACCTTTCCAGCACGCTCTTGCCCGAGGTGCATGACGCAACCGAAATCGCCGGATCGTTGACCCGTAAGAGCGCCTCAATTTTGAGGCTGGTCGAGGGAATCCCGGTTGTTGTCGGCGGGCCCGATGGGACGGTGGGCGGAATCGGTGGCGGCATGGTCGAGCCGGGAATCGCCGTAAACGTTATGGGAACGACGGATGTCGTCCTCGCCTGCATCGACCAGCCATGCTTCGACGCTGCCCGGCGATTGGTGCTGAACCGTTTCCCCTCCGGCCAGGCCTGGAGCATCGGTGGTCCGATGGCGGCGACCGGAGGCGCCATAGCCTGGCTCGCCGCCGTGTTGAACGCCGACCTCGACACACTGACGGCAGAGGCCTCCACCGTTCCGGCCGGCAGCGAAGGGCTGATCTTCTCACCCATTCTCGGCGGCTCGCGCACGCCGCGCTGGAAGATGGAGGAGCGGGGCGGCATGACCCAGCTGAGCTTCGAGCACGGGCGCGGGCATGTCTTCCGCGCAGCACTCGAGGGTGTGGCCGTGGAGGTCGCCGAGGTCTTCGATGCGCTCGAAGCGGCCGGCACGCCGGTGCGCGACATCCGCGCGGTCGGCGGCGGTGCCGAGTCACGTCTCTGGCTGGAAATCCGCGCGGCATTGCTAGGCAAGCCCCTGATCGTGCCCGAGGTGGTCGAGGCATCGGCGCTCGGGGCCGCGATGCTGGCCGCCGTCGGCATCGGCCTTCATACCGACCTGAGGGCGGCGAGCGGCGCTATGGTCCACATCCGCGACCGGATCGAGCCCAGCCCCGAAAGCGCCGCCCTTTACGCCCGTGTTAAGCGACGCCACGGCGCATTCCGAGACCAGCTCAATCGACGTCCTGAACCGGAGCCAGGAGAATTGTGACGATGTCCAGCGCGTTGCAGGGATTGAAGGTGCTCGATGTCTCGCGCTTCATCGCCGGTCCGTTCTGCGCCATGCAGCTCGGCGATCACGGCGCCGACGTGGTCAAGGTGGAGCGGATCGACACGGGCGAGGACACGCGCGCCAACGAGCCGAAGCTGGGCGGCGAGAGCGTGTATTTCATGACCTATAATCGCAACAAGCGCAGTTTTGCGCTCGATTTCCGCAATCCCGAAGCCCAGGCCGTGTTGCGTGAGCTGGCCGGCAAGGCCGACGTGCTCATCGAGAATTTCCGCCCCGGCACCATGGAGCAGATGGGATGCGGCTGGGAGACGCTGAGCGTGCTCAACCCGCGCCTCATCATGGTGCGCATCTCCGGTTTCGGACAGACGGGCCCGCTCGCCCAGCGCCCCTGCTTCGATGTGATCGCCCAGGCGATGAGCGGCATGATGGACATCACCGGCGATCCCGATGGGCCGCCAACAATGGCAGGCACCTTCGTGGTCGACTACGTGACCGCGCTCTATGGCACAATTGGTGTCCTTACCGCCCTTGCCGCGCGCGAGCAGACCGGCAGAGGACAGCTTGTCGAGGCAACCCTCCTCGAAAGCGCCGCAAGCCTCCTGATGACGGCGATCCCCGAACAGGTCGTGCTCGGCAAGACCATGCGGCGGCAGGGCAATCGCGACCGCTACACCGCCCCGGTGAACACGTTCCAAGGCGCGGATGGCGCCTGGGTGCACATCGCCTCCGGCACCGATCCGCTGTTCCGCCGGCTGGCCAACGCCATGGGCCGTGAGGACCTGTTGCAGGATCCTCGCTTTGCCACGGCGAAAACCCGCGTCGAGAATGCCGATGCCATAGAGGCCGAGGTTCAGGCCTGGGTTGCACGGCACACCGCCGATGCCGTGGTCGAGGCCATGGACCGCGCCGGCATCCCCTGTGCGAAGGTCGCCACCATGGTCGATGTTGTGGAAAACCCGCAGCTCAAGGCGCGGGGGCAGATCTTGTCGATGGAGCACCCTCGCGCCGGCATCTATCCCACTCACGGCGTGACCGTGATACTGGGCGACACGCCCGGTGCGGTGCGGCGCGCGGCACCGCTGGTCGGTGAACACACGCGGGAGGTGGCGGCGGAATGGCTCGGCTGGTCGAATGAGCGCTGCGACGATCTGATGGCCCGCAGGGTGCTCGGATGAGCCTTGCACGCCTCGGCAAGCACATCTTCCGCATGGGATCATCCTCTTCGCGGTTGACCTTTGGCTCATTGCCTGCTCAATTGGCATGCAGAAACGTTTTCGGAAATCGTTTCTCGTCAAGGGCACGCGAGATGCCCGAATGCCGAGTCGCGCTATTCGGTTCGGCCACCAGGAGGGAAAGAATGTTCTCTAATCATTGGCTCAAGCGGCCCATGCTGGCGCTGGCTGCCGTCACGGCCCTCGCGATCGGTCCGTCCACTCCAGCGCAGGCTCAGGACAAGCTCACCATCGGCGCGATCATCTACGCGCGCGACTCGCAGTTCTGGCAGCAGATCGAACGCGGCATGCGCGATGCTGCCGAAAAATATGGCGCGACCATCCAGTTCGGTCTCAATCAGCGTAAGCTGCCGACCGAGAGCCAGGTGGTCGAGGATTTCATCACCCGCGGCGTGGACGTGCTGATCATGCCGCCCTTGGATAAGCAGGGCTCCGTCGCCTCTGCCCGCCGGGCCAAGGACCGCGGCATCATGGTCATCGAGTATGATACCAAGCTCGAGGATGCCTCCATCGCAAGCCACACCATCGGCGTGGACAGCCGCGAGCTCGCCGCATCGGTCGGCAAGGAATTGCGCCGCTATCTCGAGACCGTCGAGGGAGAACCCTCCATCGGCATGATCACACTCCCGCCGATCAACGCCAATATGCAGCCCCGCCGCATGGGCTTCCTGTCCGCGCTCGACGGGCTGAAATACGAGCTGGTGGCCGAGGTGACCGCGGCCACCCCCGAGGATGGTGCCGACGGGCTCGAGAATATTCTGCGCCGCAAGCCCGACACCACCGCGATCTGGGCATCCAATGCCGGATCGCTCGCCGGTGCCGCGGCCGCTGCCCGCCGTGCCAATACGAAGACGAAGCTCTACGGCATCGATATGAGCCAGGACCTGGCCCATATGCTGCTCGATCCCGACAGCAACGTTGAGGCGGTGTCAGACCAGCAGCCTTACAAGGTGGGCTATCTCACGGTGGAAACGGCGGTGAAGGCCAAGCGTGGCGAAGCCCAGCCCCGCCATGTGAATGTCCCAGTCAAGCTCTACACCAAGACCGAGCCGCAGGCGGTCAAGGAATATCTCGAACTCGTCCGGTCGCTGTCTCAATGAGTTCCGGCCGGGGGTTGCCCAGCAGCCCTCTGGCCTTTCCCGCTGCGAGGGACCATGTCCATGAACAGCACGCTCGCCCGGCCGCGCGAAGCCCTACGCTCCGCACGGCTGAGCACGATCCTCGCCTCCTGGCGCGCCGAGATCGGCGTCGGCATCGCGCTGGTGGCGCTGATCGTCTACTTCTCTGTCACCGCGCCGAATTTCCTCTCGCTGGCGAACTTCTCGACGCTGCTCACCCAGACCTCGGTGGTGGCGATCATCGCCGTGGGCATGACCATGGTTATCATCGCCGGCGAGATCGACCTCTCGGTCGGCGCGACCGTGGGGCTCGCCGGCACGGTCATGTCCCTGCTGGTGATCAAGCTGGGCTGGTCGCCCATCACGGCGAGCGCGCTGGCGGTGGGCATTGCCGTGCTGATCGGCGCCTTCATCGGCTCGCTTCGGGTGATATGGGCCATTCCCTCCTTTATCACGACCCTCGGCCTGCTCTCGGCGCTGCGCGGCATCGCCTTCTACATCAGTGATGGGCTGACGATCGGGCCGATGCCGCCGGCCTTCGACAGCTTGTGGTATGGCACGGTTTTGGGCATCCCCATGCCTGTCGCGCTGATGGCGATCACGATCGCCATTGGATGGCTCGTGCTCACCCAGCTGCGCTTCGGCCGGCACATCTATGCCGTGGGTGGCAACCCAGTGACCGCGGCCCGCTACGGCGTCCCGGTCCGCGCGATCCGCATCGCCGTCTTCGTCATCGTCCAGGTTCTCGCCGCCATCGGTGGGATCATGCTGGTCTCCCGGCTGAACTCCGGCAGCGCCACCGTGGGCGAGCATGTGGAACTCGACGTGATTGCGGCCGTCATCGTCGGTGGCACCAGCCTGAGCGGTGGCTACGGGCGCCTCATCGGCACCGTGCTGGGCGTCATGTTCGTGGCGGTTCTGCGCAATGGCATGGTGCTGGCCGGCATCGACCCCATCGTCTTTCTCATCGCCCAAGGCCTCGTCATCATCCTTGCGGTCTGGTGGAGCATGCTCCGCCGTCAGCGTTCACGAGCGGATGGAGTGATATGAGCAAAGTCCCACTCGCCTCAAAGCTGATCAGCCTCGCCGAGGCGGCGCAGCGGGTGCCCGACGGCTGCCGCCTCGCCCTCGGTGGCTTTGCCGTCTACCAGAAACCCATGGCCTTCGTGCGCGAATTGGTCCGGCAGGGGCGGCGCGATCTCACCATCATCGGCTCCGCTCATTCCTTCGACGTCGACATGCTGGCCGGGGCCGGATGCCTGAGCAAGGTCGAAACCTCCTATGTCGGCCTGGAGAAGCACGGCCTCGCCCGAAACTATCGGCGCGCCGTGGAAGCGGGCCGCCTCAAGGTCGTCGATTATCCTGAAATGGCCTGCTGGGATCGCTTCCGTGCCAATCAGGAGGGCTTCGATTTCTGGCCCGCCAAGTTCCTAGGCGGTAACGACGTCGTCACCTATAACAGCGAGATAAAGGAGTTCCCCTGCCCGATCACAGGCCGCCGCCTGCACGCGCTCCCCGCCGCCAAGGCGGAGATCGTCGTCATTCACGCTATCGCCGCCGACGAACAAGGCAATGTGGTGATCCCCGCCCGACGGCTCCTGCCGCAGAGCGGCGATGTGCTGATGGCGCGTTCCTGCGACCACGTCATCGTCACGGCCGAGAAGATCGTGCCCCGCGCTTTCATCAAGCGGCATGCCCGTTTCGTCGACGTGCCCTCCTATCGGGTCAGCGCCGTCGTCGAGGTCCCCTGGGGATCGCATCCGACGCCGACCCTGGGGCGATATCTCGCGGATGACGAGCACCTCGACACCTATGTCGCAGCCTCCGCCTCCGACAGCGCGTTCAACACCTATCTCGATAGCTGGGTGCGTGAACCCGCCGACCACTTCGCCTATCTCGACCGGCTCGGGTCCGCGCGACTGTCCCGGCTGCACGATCTGGGGAGCCTCGCATGACCGCACCCGCAAGCCTCCACGAAACCATCGCCGTCACCCTCGCCCGCAGCTTCGCCGATGGTGAAGTCGGCTTCACCGGTCTGCTCACCGGCGCCGCGGCGGCCCTGTTCGGCACCGGCATTCCACTGGCCGCGATGGAGCTCGCCAAGCGCATGCATGCGCCGAACCTGACCATCCTGCTCGCAGGCTGCTACCACAACCCCGATTTCAGCGAGATCGACCGCCTGCCCGATTCAGAGCACAGCGCCATGCTCCGCGACCTCACCTGCGAAGCACAGATGGTCGACTATCCCGGGCAATTCGTGCTGAAGCGCGGCGATGTC
Proteins encoded in this region:
- a CDS encoding ABC transporter permease encodes the protein MNSTLARPREALRSARLSTILASWRAEIGVGIALVALIVYFSVTAPNFLSLANFSTLLTQTSVVAIIAVGMTMVIIAGEIDLSVGATVGLAGTVMSLLVIKLGWSPITASALAVGIAVLIGAFIGSLRVIWAIPSFITTLGLLSALRGIAFYISDGLTIGPMPPAFDSLWYGTVLGIPMPVALMAITIAIGWLVLTQLRFGRHIYAVGGNPVTAARYGVPVRAIRIAVFVIVQVLAAIGGIMLVSRLNSGSATVGEHVELDVIAAVIVGGTSLSGGYGRLIGTVLGVMFVAVLRNGMVLAGIDPIVFLIAQGLVIILAVWWSMLRRQRSRADGVI
- a CDS encoding ABC transporter permease translates to MMSSEVGSSATQPSLVQRLLGAQGDERGRDLVLRWLMNNAALVGLVLLIIVSALLSPHFLTEQNLFNVLRQWTMVGLIAMGLTFVIMSGGIDLSGGAILACATVVGALAMPIFGPVGAIVAVLLLGVAFGYLNGAVITWGRVTPFVATLGTMTIARGVALMLSDGRTIITETPEWFQFWFGRGFIGPVPAPVIIAAAFFIAAGVALRMTRYGRLVAMVGDNEVAAHRCGVNVPRVKRSVYVIHGVGAALAGLLFLGRLGVGEPASGALFELNGIAAVVIGGTPFTGGAGGVGLTFIGLMVIGLTYNILNLLSVSPYAQDIARGVIIVVAVMFSVRSIRAKR
- a CDS encoding sugar ABC transporter substrate-binding protein, yielding MFSNHWLKRPMLALAAVTALAIGPSTPAQAQDKLTIGAIIYARDSQFWQQIERGMRDAAEKYGATIQFGLNQRKLPTESQVVEDFITRGVDVLIMPPLDKQGSVASARRAKDRGIMVIEYDTKLEDASIASHTIGVDSRELAASVGKELRRYLETVEGEPSIGMITLPPINANMQPRRMGFLSALDGLKYELVAEVTAATPEDGADGLENILRRKPDTTAIWASNAGSLAGAAAAARRANTKTKLYGIDMSQDLAHMLLDPDSNVEAVSDQQPYKVGYLTVETAVKAKRGEAQPRHVNVPVKLYTKTEPQAVKEYLELVRSLSQ
- a CDS encoding thiamine pyrophosphate-binding protein; this encodes MTTSHAAPSKISAARAVVECLKLEGVEFIFGVPGGQTLSIMDALYDEPSIRFITTRDERAAAHMADGYGRLTGKPGVCLATTGPGATNLVTAVGGAHRDSSPVVVITCNNRRRHIGQDDNQDADHVTLFRQFTKLSRFVPDSEGIPQAVREAFRVSTTGNPGPVLLDFARDAVEGGEIAFEPIKPEYYRFNVRPVVPQASITAAAEVLAAARKPLLWLGRGAIIAKAGDPALALATSLGAPIVTTFNGISAVPGDHDLCFGPRSRFGTKVSKHLLEEADCIVAVGNSLNAASTSRWTLPLTRNIVQVDLDPAMIGRNYPVAVGLVGDATDALERLAATLRDKGSATAGARADWLATARRLREDWRAHVFADAYATAIPIKPQWVMKALGDAVDANTVVVADAGNPGVWTHMLPIRTPGAYMKPVGFGNMAFGLPAAIAAKLAQPQKDVIAVVGDGSLGMSMGDLETAVREKAPLTLLVMNDMAYGNIKQEELHFHGQRYIGVDFGDVDYSGIAKCMGGDGEKVTKPGELAAAIARGKASDRLYLIDIRIDGSENVWKDPI
- a CDS encoding CaiB/BaiF CoA transferase family protein, with amino-acid sequence MSSALQGLKVLDVSRFIAGPFCAMQLGDHGADVVKVERIDTGEDTRANEPKLGGESVYFMTYNRNKRSFALDFRNPEAQAVLRELAGKADVLIENFRPGTMEQMGCGWETLSVLNPRLIMVRISGFGQTGPLAQRPCFDVIAQAMSGMMDITGDPDGPPTMAGTFVVDYVTALYGTIGVLTALAAREQTGRGQLVEATLLESAASLLMTAIPEQVVLGKTMRRQGNRDRYTAPVNTFQGADGAWVHIASGTDPLFRRLANAMGREDLLQDPRFATAKTRVENADAIEAEVQAWVARHTADAVVEAMDRAGIPCAKVATMVDVVENPQLKARGQILSMEHPRAGIYPTHGVTVILGDTPGAVRRAAPLVGEHTREVAAEWLGWSNERCDDLMARRVLG
- a CDS encoding xylulokinase, whose protein sequence is MGRELILAIDAGTSRIRAALFNAKGQCLAQASRPFAVTYQPPLAEADPASLWTAAIEATRALEANPERIAAVAVTAALGMMLVDVEGAPLAPISTWQDQRAAREAAFIESRFGGDAIYEVTGRRIDPELTAPRLMWFREHRPEVFARAHKVLSVKDWLVMRLCGKAVCDPGGASYTLLFDVSRGRWNEELIAALDLSSTLLPEVHDATEIAGSLTRKSASILRLVEGIPVVVGGPDGTVGGIGGGMVEPGIAVNVMGTTDVVLACIDQPCFDAARRLVLNRFPSGQAWSIGGPMAATGGAIAWLAAVLNADLDTLTAEASTVPAGSEGLIFSPILGGSRTPRWKMEERGGMTQLSFEHGRGHVFRAALEGVAVEVAEVFDALEAAGTPVRDIRAVGGGAESRLWLEIRAALLGKPLIVPEVVEASALGAAMLAAVGIGLHTDLRAASGAMVHIRDRIEPSPESAALYARVKRRHGAFRDQLNRRPEPEPGEL
- a CDS encoding CoA transferase subunit A — its product is MSKVPLASKLISLAEAAQRVPDGCRLALGGFAVYQKPMAFVRELVRQGRRDLTIIGSAHSFDVDMLAGAGCLSKVETSYVGLEKHGLARNYRRAVEAGRLKVVDYPEMACWDRFRANQEGFDFWPAKFLGGNDVVTYNSEIKEFPCPITGRRLHALPAAKAEIVVIHAIAADEQGNVVIPARRLLPQSGDVLMARSCDHVIVTAEKIVPRAFIKRHARFVDVPSYRVSAVVEVPWGSHPTPTLGRYLADDEHLDTYVAASASDSAFNTYLDSWVREPADHFAYLDRLGSARLSRLHDLGSLA
- a CDS encoding substrate-binding domain-containing protein — protein: MARRKIIAGLAAGLILMGTYAAQAQDKVWNIVVAQPNVEHPYRVGGVERAKAWAAGRKDVNLTIIDGRRDSAVQLAGLEDALVRGADIVVMSPNDSDALAPIAATAKRANVPLVVFDRKLNVPDTEYAAFIGGDNVEMGRIAARYIVDKIGGKGVVIQMEGTPGASATTDRKTGFEEVMKQHPDIKVYSYVGHYRMHEAAAAMEDAAVAHPDVAAVFAHNDSMALGAGKVLAESGKTDLVIVGMDGGLEACQGLKEGKMTGSVHYPTMFPEALELAMNVLTDKPVQKVNLVETPMVTAENLADYCK